A region from the Aegilops tauschii subsp. strangulata cultivar AL8/78 chromosome 5, Aet v6.0, whole genome shotgun sequence genome encodes:
- the LOC109756299 gene encoding tyrosine N-monooxygenase-like gives MEKCSSNATATMPLVNAGAPALAMLAATAATIVLLLAFLRRQSSKTTLSRRGGLPPGPAGLPVLGNMHQMLANKPVFRWLHRLLEHAGGEIVRVRLGPVHVVVVACPAMAREVLRKNDAVFADRPTTFAAESFSVGYRSASISPYGDQWRKMRRVLTAEVLSPATEHRLRGAREEEADHMLRWVHAQCNACGIIDVRHLARHFCGNLIRRLTLGRRHFRDQQPDAVGAPGPDEEEHVDALFAVLSYLDAFAVSDYFPALVGLDLDGHEKVIRGVMRTLNRLHDPVIEERVEEWRLLRKAGERRDVADFLDVLASLDGAGGRPLLTVEEIKAQAIDIMIASVDNPSNAVEWALAEMMNKPELMRKAMEELDAVVGRDRLVQEPDLRSLNYLKACIREAFRLHPYHPLNPPRVAMADTTVAGYSVPRGSQVVLSRVALGRNPRVWADPLEFRPERHLAGDDAAVALSEPELRFVSFSTGRRGCPGIALGTLFTVMLFARLLQGFTWSLPPGVDGVELREAEASLVLAEPLRLQAKPRLPAHLYGPEYDCSSRNL, from the exons ATGGAGAAGTGCTCGTCCAACGCCACTGCCACCATGCCACTAGTGAACGCCGGCGCACCGGCGCTTGCAATGCTAGCCGCAACGGCTGCCACCATCGTGCTCCTTCTCGCGTTCCTGCGGCGCCAGAGCAGCAAGACCACCCTGTCCAGGCGCGGCGGGCTGCCGCCGGGGCCCGCGGGGCTGCCTGTGCTGGGCAACATGCACCAGATGCTCGCGAACAAGCCCGTCTTCCGGTGGCTGCACCGCCTGCTGGAGCACGCCGGCGGGGAGATCGTGCGCGTGCGCCTCGGCCCCGTGCACGTCGTCGTCGTGGCGTGCCCAGCGATGGCCCGGGAGGTGCTGCGCAAGAACGACGCCGTGTTCGCGGACCGGCCGACCACGTTCGCGGCCGAGTCCTTCAGCGTGGGCTACCGCAGCGCCAGCATCTCCCCCTACGGCGACCAGTGGAGGAAGATGCGGCGCGTCCTCACCGCCGAGGTCCTCTCCCCGGCCACCGAGCACCGCCTCCGCGGCGCCCGTGAGGAAGAGGCCGACCACATGCTGCGGTGGGTGCACGCCCAGTGCAATGCCTGCGGCATCATCGACGTGCGCCACCTTGCCAGGCACTTCTGCGGCAACCTCATCCGGAGGCTCACCCTGGGGCGACGGCATTTCCGCGACCAGCAGCCGGACGCCGTCGGGGCGCCGGGGCCCGACGAAGAGGAGCACGTGGACGCGCTGTTCGCGGTGCTCAGCTACCTCGACGCGTTCGCCGTGTCCGACTACTTCCCGGCACTGGTCGGCCTCGACCTGGACGGCCACGAGAAGGTCATCAGGGGCGTGATGAGGACGCTGAACCGGCTGCACGACCCCGTCATCGAGGAGCGGGTGGAGGAGTGGCGGTTGCTGCGGAAAGCCGGCGAGCGGCGCGATGTTGCCGACTTCCTCGACGTGCTCGCCTCGCTTGACGGCGCGGGCGGGCGGCCGCTCCTCACCGTGGAAGAGATCAAGGCACAGGCCATT gatATCATGATTGCTAGCGTGGACAACCCATCGAACGCGGTGGAGTGGGCGCTGGCGGAGATGATGAACAAGCCGGAGCTGATGCGGAAGGCGATGGAGGAGCTCGACGCCGTCGTCGGCCGGGACCGGCTGGTCCAGGAGCCCGACCTCCGCAGCCTCAACTACCTCAAGGCCTGCATCCGGGAGGCCTTCCGCCTCCACCCGTACCACCCGCTCAACCCGCCCCGCGTCGCCATGGCCGACACCACCGTCGCCGGCTACTCGGTCCCCAGGGGCAGCCAGGTCGTCCTGAGCCGCGTCGCCCTCGGGCGGAACCCCAGGGTGTGGGCCGACCCGCTCGAGTTCCGGCCGGAGCGGCACCTGGCCGGCGACGACGCCGCCGTGGCGCTCAGCGAGCCGGAGCTGCGGTTCGTGTCCTTCAGCACCGGGCGGCGGGGCTGCCCCGGGATCGCGCTCGGCACCCTCTTCACCGTCATGCTGTTCGCGCGGCTCCTGCAGGGGTTCACTTGGAGCTTGCCGCCCGGCGTAGATGGAGTTGAGCTGCGCGAGGCGGAGGCGAGCCTCGTGCTGGCGGAGCCGTTGCGCCTGCAGGCTAAGCCGCGGCTGCCGGCGCATCTCTATGGGCCTGAGTACGACTGTTCCTCGCGAAACCTATAG